The Triticum urartu cultivar G1812 chromosome 6, Tu2.1, whole genome shotgun sequence genome includes the window CGGGGGCGATGGAGCAGTACGAGCCGCATCTGGAGcacggggaggaggaggaggaggaagaggaggagggggaggaagagggggaggaggagggagaggaagggCATGGGTACGCGTACGATTATGTTACCGGGGAGGCCGTCCCGATGGACGAGGAAGGCGCCGCGGCCGCGGCGCACGCCCACCACGGCGCGGCAGGGCCGCACGGCATGGAGGCGGGCGGCGCACCACAAGCCCCGTCGAACACGCTCACGCTCTCTTTCCAGGGCGAGGTGTTCGTCTTCGAGTCTGTGTCTGCCGAGAAGGTGCCGCGCCTCTGATCCCTTCCCTGCAAATTCCGCTCTCCTGCCCTGATGTACTTTGATTGGATGGAAATGAATCCTTTGATTTGGTAACTTGTCAGGTGCAAGCGGTTCTCTTATTGCTTGGAGGAAGGGAGCTCGGCCCGGGTATGGGCGTGGGGCCGTCGTCTTCAGCATCATACAGTAAGGTTTAGACCTCTCTTGGTGAGCTGTATCATTTGTCCGTTGAGAAGCTTTCGAATTATGTGGTGCTCATGTCATTGTGTACTCTGTGATATAGAGGTTGAATTCACATCGGATGGCATCACTGATGAGGTTCCGCGAAAAGCGCAAGGAAAGGAACTTCGATAAGAAGATCCGCTATTCTGTTAGGAAGGAAGTTGCACATAGGTCAGTGCTAGCTTGGTAACATAAAAGTTAGCTCTGCCCTTTGCATGCTGTGTCATGACTATACATACTTTTGTTCACCCATTTGCAGGATGCAGCGCCATAAAGGTCAGTTCACATCATCAAAAGCAAAGGCCGAAGAAGCCGCAGCTGCGGCTAATTCGGATTGGGGTGCAGTGGAAGGTCGACCTCTTTCGGCGCCTGTGTAAGTCCACAAACTGTTGTACTGATTATATGTAAGCACTTGAAAATTTCTTTTATCCGGATTCCATAAGTTGAGAATGACGATATTTGCATATTGTGAATAAATGATTTTGTTGTAAATCAGTACCGAAGTTAGGTTCGGTGTGATGTCCCCATATGCCTGCGCAGGATAGCTAGGAGCTTTGCTGTTATGAACAATGCATGGTTTAGTGTCTAGTGCAGTGCGTTAGTTGCCTGGCTTCTCGTTGGCTCTATATCACTATCTGGATACTCTTGGCTCTATATCACTATCTGGATACTCTTGTGTACAAGGTTGTCCCGTAAGCTCATGATATGATGCTACATAGAACTGAATTCAGTGAATGAAAATGCTAGCTTGAAGACATGCATCTATCATTGTTACCAAGGCTCGCACTCACTATTTTTTGCTATTCGGTTGTTGCTTACCGAAAATTTTGTTGGTATTAGTTGAAGTACCTGTGATCATTGGATGATATGAGATGCTTTTTGAACACTTCTATTTGTACATGTCACTGTTTATCTGTAGCAACAGCTTGCTTCAGAATACAATGTAccctagttattgcacatctaagtgactCAATCAAGCatagaaaaggaaaagaaaaaagaaagaaaataccTGCACGAATCAAAAATCATTGGCACaagacttagatgtgcaatacttagggcacatctagatgtgctttagcaaaactgtcTTTGATAATTGTTTCACTATCCAATTCTTTCAGCTGCCAGCATTGTGGTATTAGTTCTAACAATACACCTATGATGCGTCGAGGACCGGATGGACCAAGGACTTTGTGCAATGCATGTGGGCTCGCGTGGGCAAATAAGGTACTTAAAATTCTTGTGGTACTGTGTTAGTATGTTCATTTACCTTGTTGTTTGTACCAACATCCACAGCACTACAGCAGGCTCTGTTGTTGCACAACCTATATATTGTAAAGAGGTCCCGTCTCCCTTAACATCAATAAGTAACAATCTCTTAGTTGTCTACAGTCCAACTGTAACAATATATCCTTCTGTACCGTCTATTACGTTGGATGCTGGTTCTCTGATATTCTGATAAGATGGTTTTAACTTCATCAGCAACAATGTGCTTGTTTATTTTCTTCTGGATACTAGGTGATAAACTACATGTTGTCAGTAATTTGTTTTCAGCTAGCCTGATTTGTAACATGAGCTTCGTGAAAATAAGAAAATTGAACACCCCCCCGGTTGAAATTTCCACCTAAATTGTTGGGTTAGTACTTCAATGAAATGACATCAATACAGGAAATAGTCACAATGTTAGAGTACCTCATGCCTGACTTTGCATTTACATATTGATATGTTAATGATTCTTCAACGTGTTCCTCCTTCCTAGGGTATGATGAGAGAGGTCAAAGGTCATACACCTTTGAAAGTTGTGCCGCCAGCAACCGATGACGCTGTAAGCACTAATTCTCCCCTTCCATTAGATTAACAGCCTACCTTATCAGATttgatgtactccctccgttccagaATATAAGGTGTATTGTTTTCCGTGCAAGTCAACCATTTGAATGTTTGACCAAGACTATAGAATAAAATAACAACTTCTGCAATACCTAATAGATAAAATATGAAACTACTTTTCATgacggatcaaatgatataaatTTCGTATTGTGGATATTGATATATTTTTCTAAAAACTTGGTCAAATATGCACTCATTTGACTTTTGAAAAAACAAAACCTTATgtaaaggaacggagggagtatataattTACTATTTTTGTATATTTTCATAACCTGAAGTCGAAATTGTGTACCGTTTTCTGAACTGCTAGAAGCTTCTATTTTGAACTCTTGATGAAACTACAACAAATATACATGTCCCTGTCGAAATTAGAGGGCTAGAATTTTTTCGAAGTACAAACTTCATATGGTTATCATTTTCAAAGAATAAAGATTCTCTTTCTGTATTTTGACCGGTTCAGTTATCTCATTTGAATATAATTCTCATACCCTGCAGCAGAATGGAGTTGCTGAAGCACCCACTGCTGAGCAGCAACATCTCGCACTAGAAGCTGCACCAGAAGCGCCAGTAGCTCCTGCTCCTGCTGCCAATGGCCATGATTCATA containing:
- the LOC125514401 gene encoding GATA transcription factor 17-like isoform X1, yielding MSGHHDASKPYQPRRGPERPPPQQPAEDEEAAAAAAAMAEVEAAAGAMEQYEPHLEHGEEEEEEEEEGEEEGEEEGEEGHGYAYDYVTGEAVPMDEEGAAAAAHAHHGAAGPHGMEAGGAPQAPSNTLTLSFQGEVFVFESVSAEKVQAVLLLLGGRELGPGMGVGPSSSASYSKRLNSHRMASLMRFREKRKERNFDKKIRYSVRKEVAHRMQRHKGQFTSSKAKAEEAAAAANSDWGAVEGRPLSAPVCQHCGISSNNTPMMRRGPDGPRTLCNACGLAWANKGMMREVKGHTPLKVVPPATDDAQNGVAEAPTAEQQHLALEAAPEAPVAPAPAANGHDS
- the LOC125514401 gene encoding GATA transcription factor 17-like isoform X2 — translated: MSGHHDASKPYQPRRGPERPPPQQPAEDEEAAAAAAAMAEVEAAAGAMEQYEPHLEHGEEEEEEEEEGEEEGEEEGEEGHGYAYDYVTGEAVPMDEEGAAAAAHAHHGAAGPHGMEAGGAPQAPSNTLTLSFQGEVFVFESVSAEKVQAVLLLLGGRELGPGMGVGPSSSASYSKRLNSHRMASLMRFREKRKERNFDKKIRYSVRKEVAHRMQRHKGQFTSSKAKAEEAAAAANSDWGAVEGRPLSAPVCQHCGISSNNTPMMRRGPDGPRTLCNACGLAWANKGMMREVKGHTPLKVVPPATDDANGVAEAPTAEQQHLALEAAPEAPVAPAPAANGHDS